The sequence below is a genomic window from Haloferax mediterranei ATCC 33500.
GGCACCGAGTCCGATGGCGATACCGGCAGCGCCCATATTCCGACCGTTTCCGCCCGCGAGGTCGGCGAGCATCGTAATCGACAGCGAGAACGCGCCGATGGTCATCGCACCGCCAAGCAGGCGGACGACGAGCACAGCCCCGAACGTCGCATCGAGTCCCGGCATCGTGGCGAGTGCGAGGAGTGCGAGATAGCTCGATGCGCCGCCTAGCGCGCCGATGACGATGAGCCACGTCCGACTCCCGACCGTGTCGGAGATGGCCCCCCACACGCTCGAAAAGACGACGAACGCCGCGAACTCGGCGACGAGAAAGAGCATCCCCGCCGAGAGGTCGCCGCTGCTGCCGAGTCTCTCGACGAGGTCCGAGACGCCCGGATACAACAGGACCTGCGAGACGAGCACACCCCAAACCGCGAGAGCGAGCGTCATCCGTTCTCGGTTCGTCGAATCCATACGTCGTCGGTCGTTCTGAATCAAAATAGCACTGTCCTTGTCGAATCGGTGTACTGTCCTTGTCGAATCGGTGGTCAACCGAGACGCGCGGGGTCGAAGTCGAGAAACGCCGTTTCGTATCCTTCGTGTCGTGCCACCTGCGGCGGCACGTCCACCGTCACGTCGACTTGGGGGTCGCCGATGTCCTCTTCTGCTGAGAGTCCCGATACAGGCGCGCCGTAGTGGAACCCGAGAGCAGGGTCTAGTCCGGGGTCGAGACGCCCATCGAACTGGGTCGTTTCGCCGGTCGAGACGGCCGCAGAGATACCCATTCGTGGGACGACGAGCCGGTTGTAGGGCGTTTGCGCCGAGAGGGCGAGATAGGGGTCGTCGCCGAAGCGACTGTCTGAGACGACCGTCCCGGCAAGTCGAAGGCCACCGGTCGTCGCGGTTCCCAGCGAGTCGCCGGGGAGCGACTCGGGGACGGTCCCGAGCGGGACTGCATCCATTCCCATCGGGTCGAGTGCGGCCAAATTGCCCTTCTTCTCGTCGAGTAGTTTGTAGGTGATGTCGTTGCGGTCGTCCGCGCTGTACTCGAAGTCGAGCGTCGTCGATGCGGGCGACCCGAACTTCCCCGCGAAGTCGCCGAAGCGGGTCAGCGAGGGCGCGCCGACGTTCACCGTCACCTCGTATGTTCCGTCGCCGTCGAGGGCGAAATTCGCCCCGTAGTGGAATCCCATTCGCTGGGAGAGCATCGCGTAGACGACGTCTTCGCTGACGAGGTTGCCGTCGCGGGTAAGTTCGACAGAAAGGCCCGTGTCGGGCACGACGATACCTGTCTCGGGGTCCCAGACGGACACCATGAGGTGGACGTCCTCGCTGGCGGTGTGCGGGATTTTCGTCGTTCGGAACCCCGCAGACTCGTCGTCGATGACCCAGAATCGGTGGGGATAGCTGTAGAAGACGCCAACGCGAAGGTCGCCAGCGGCGGCCGTGCCGACCATCCGCATCCCTTCGATGTGGGTCGGGACGTACACCTCGTCGGGGCGGTTCGAGAGGACCGGTGGCTCGTTGGACGTGTAGAGTCGGCCGAGTTTGGCGAGACATCCTGAGAACCCCGCCGTTGCGACGGTTCCGGCCGTGACGAGGAACCGACGACGGTCCATTATGCCTCTCGGAGTGCGGTCAGGTCGTCGAGTAACGTCTGTTCGTCCGGTTGGTTGCCGCGGTAGGTTCGCTCGACGTAGCCGTCGCCGTTGACGAGCATTACGAGACCGAGGTGGGTGAACATGTAGTTGCCGTCCTCGTCGGGTTCGTTCTTCTCGAAGAAGACGCCGAACTGGTCTTCGACGACATCCTTCGCTTCGGCCTCGTCGGCGGTGCGAAGGAAGTGCCAGTTACCTGCGTCCATATCGACGTTCATATCGTTGGCCTCCTTTTTGAAGGCCGCTGCGTCGTCGCGGGCGGGGTCGAACGTAATCGGGTAGAACGACACGTCGTCGGCGTAGCCTTCCGAGATGGAGTGAATCTGGGCTTCTCGAAGGGCGCTGATGAGGACCGGACAGACGGTCATACAGTTCGTAAAGAAGAACGTGTGGAAGTGCGGACCGTCGATGTCGCGGACCGAAACCTCGGTCTCGTGAATCGGGTCGGTGAGTGTCACGTCGGGAACCTGCTGGCCCCACGCGGGATACGGCAGGTCCTCGCTCGTGACGTCGTTCTCGCGTTCGGGTTTCGAAAGTGAGACGTTGGAGTTTCCGCCGATGCCGCCGAGACAACCGGCGAGTCCGACTGCCGCGCCCGTCCCGACAGCACGGAGATACGTTCGTCGATTCATTACTCTCATTATCGGGTGGGGACTCAAATGCCGTTTGGTGTGCGTTTCGAACGCCAACGCGACGAAATGTGACTCAGGTGTCGGATTGAATCTTCGACGCACACACCAGAACGGACTTGCCCCCGAAGTCCCTAGCCGAGGTATGTTCGACGGGTCTCCGTCACGCCGGGCGTTCCTGAAAGCCGCAGTTGCGGCCGGGGGCGCGGCGGCACTCTCCGCATGCCTCGACCGGGCACCGGACGACCCCGTACCAGCGGGAACCGCCGAGTTCGACACCCTCCCAGACAGGCAACACGCGTGGAACGACGTCTGTGCGACCGACGACCACGGGAACGTCGAGGTCCCGCACCACCAGATACTTTTGTACCTCGACCTGTCCAGCGATGGACCGCCGACCGAGGACCAGCGAGCGACGACCGAGCAAGCCTTCCACGTTCTCGACCGTGCCTACGAGCGAAGCCACGAGGGTCTGCTCTGGTCTGTCGGCTACTCGCCGCGGTACTTCCAGCGATTCGACGAGTCGCTTCCCGAGCGCGTCGACCTGCCCGAACCGCGGGCGCTTTCACCGTTCGAAACACCAGACTTCGACCGACAGGACGCGCTCGTTCACCTCGCATCGGACCGCGCCGACGTGGTTCTCGAAGCCGAGCAGGCGCTCTTGGGCGAAGTCGACGAGGCGAACGGCGTCGCGGTCGATACCGACCTCTCGGGCGTGTTCTCGGTCGATGACCGACGGACCGGCTTCGTCGGTGCGGGACTTCCCGCGAAACACCAGTCGGACCTCAACGGCATCCCGGATGGCAACCCGGTCCCCAAACAATCCCCACTTTTCATGGGGTTCAAAGCCGGGTTCGCAAAGAACCAGGCTACCGAGGACTACGTCACTATCGACGAGGGGCCGTTTGCCGGCGGGACCACGAAACACATGGCGAACCTCCGGCAGCGACTCAAGGACTGGTACGACGAAGAAGACCAGTACCACCGCATCATGAAACTGTTCTCGCCGGGCCACGCCGAGCAGGGTCTCGTGGAGGGTATCGGCGACAACCTCGGTGACGACAGCGGCATCGACGCGATGGTCGACCGCATCCGCGAGGACGCAGAATCGTTCGGCCACGTCGGCCACGCCCAGAAGGCCGCCCGCGCCAACCGCGACGACGAAGGAAACGTCAAACTCCTTCGGCGGCACTTCGAGTCGGCCGACGACGACGTGGCAAGTCTCCACTTCCCGTCGCTCCAGCGCGGCATCTCCGACTTCGAAGCGGTCCGCGAGGCGATGAACGGCACCGACCTGACCGACGTTCCGACCGTCCGCCAGCGCGTGAACAACGGGATTTTGGAGTATATCTTCGCCAAACATCGCGGGAACTTTCTCGTCCCGCCGCGGCGACTTCGGGCGTTGCCGACGGTGACCGGTGACGCGCCGATGTCGGGCGAGTAGGCCGTATGGAGGCGTAGCAGGGCGTCGGTTGACGACTCAGACGTACCCTAAGAACCCCAGCGAGAGCCAGATTTGCCACGCGCCAGCCAGTATCATCACGCCAGCGGCGACCTTCTGCACTGACCCGACGTACCCCGAAAACGACCGGATTAGACCACCACTGAGGGCCGCCAACACCGTTACGATAGCAAGCGGGAGCGCGGCGGCCGCGGCGTAGGCTCCGAGTGAGATGGCCGCCTGCGCGGGCGGAAGCGCAAGTGACTGTGTGACGACACCGAGGAAGATAGGGATGACACAACCCGCGGCGGCGAGTCCGTACACTGCGCCGAAGATGCCGAAGCCAGCCACTGATGCGCGGTACTCGGGGAGTACGACGTGGAGACTCGGCGCACGTCCGGTAAACATAAGCAGACCAAAGACCACGAGCGCCGCGCCGATAACGGGTTCGAGAAGCGTGATTTGGGAGGTGATTCGAGTACCGATGAATCCGAGAGCGCCACCGAGAGCGCCGAGAACGACGAGTGCCGCGAGTGAGGCGACGGAACCGCGGGTGACTGCACCGCCGAGGCCGGCCTCATCACGGGAGAGGTAATAACCGACGTAGCCCGGAAGCAGCGGGAACGCACAGGGCGCGAAAAAGGTTGCGACGCCAGCGCTGGCGGCGAACACGAGCGTCCCGGCGAACGCGGGGTCGAGACCGAGACCGAAGCCAGACCCGGGCATCAGCGCACGTCCTCGATAGCTGCCCGGAGGTTCTCCTCGCTGGCGAGTCCGCGGTGGGTCCACGATATCGACCCGTCGGCATCGAAGACCACGAGATACGGAAGCCCGTTCGCCCGAACCGCACGCATCAGTTGGCTTTCGGGATCGTGGCCGACGGTCCACGAGCCATCGTGTTCGGACCACCAGTTTTTGATGTCGTCCATGGTGAGTCCGCCGCCGAGTCGCTCGTTCGTCACCGAGACGAACGCCACGTCGTCGCCGAACTCGTCGTGGAGGGAGCGAAGGGACTCCATCTGGGCGACACACGGCGCGCACCACGTCGCAAAGAGGTCGAGGACGGTCGGCGTCCCCTCGACGGGCACGCGAACTTCACCCGCAGTCGACCCCTGTGCCTCGATGGTATCGACGACGAGTGGAAGGTCGCCGGTCTGTCCAGTACCATCCGCCGTGTCCGTCGATTCCCCGGAATCAGCCTCAGTTGTGGTGGACCCCGAACCCCCGGACCCACCGCCAAGACAGCCTGCGAGTCCGGTAACGCCCGCACCCGCGAGGACACTGAGGAGGTCGCGTCGTCTCACCGGGTATCACCTCGGCTGGCTCGGCGGGGCCATTGCGTCGTAGCCATACGGTGGCTAGTCAATCTCGCCCTAAAGAACCGCTGGTGTCGTGCACGAATCATGCGCGAGAGATAGTGTGCGCGTCGAATCCAGCTTATCGAGCGTTTTCGACGGCGGTCTGGATAGCGTCCCACGTGGGTTTGACCTGTTCGCCGTTTACGAGAATAGTGGGCGTCCCGTTGAAACCGCGTTCGTCGACGGCATTCGTCCGGTCCGCCTTGACGACCGGGCGATAGCGTTCACGCGAAGCAGCCGCAGCAACAGAACAACCGTCGAGTTCGGCGTCGTTTGCGAGGTCCTTGAGCGTCGTGAGGGACTCTTCGGCGTTGCCGCCGGCGAGTTCCGACTGCTTTTCGAACAGCGTGTGGGCGAACTCGAAGAACGTCTCGTCGTCGGTTTCGTCCTGAACCGCGCGAGCGGCCGACGCACCCTTCCACGACCACCAGTCGTCGACTGGAATCGGGAAGTCGTGGTGACGGTACTGGACGATACCTTCGGAGACGTACTCAGATTGGAGTTTCGGGAGTACATCGAGCGAGAACGTCGCACAGTGGGGACACGCGAAATCCTCCCAGCCGTCGACGACGACCGTCGCATCGTCAGGGCCGAGAGATGGCGTGGAGAGGGAACTGACCGCATCGCGCTTAGAGACGTCACAGCCGATGTCGGCGACGATATCGGATTCAGTACTGGTTCCGGTTTCGGTGCCGGTCGCGGTGTTCTCCGACTCGTCGTCTCCCCCGAGGCACCCGGCGGTGCCCAGGGTCAACGCACCCGCCGTCGCGGCGAGGTACGCGCGTCGTGTTTGGCGCATACCCGGTCTGGGTAGCGGACGGACTTAGATTCACCGAGGTGTCGCGAGTCTCGTGAATTCGGCGTCTCGAACGATATCGATTAACCCCGGTGTCTCCTCCCTTCGGCCGTGCCAACCGTCCACTTTCGCGGCCGAGAAATCGAGTGCGACCGAGGGGCGGTCCTCCGGGACGTGCTTCGGGGAGCCGGTGAACCCCCACACAACGGTCACTCGTCATGGCTCAACTGCCACGGGAGAGGCTCGTGTGGGACCTGCGCCGTCCGGGTTCAGGGTCCCGTAACCTACCGGACCAAAAAAGAAACGCGGCGGCTTCGACTCCCGCCGCACGACCCGGATTCTGGGCTTCGACTGGCGTGTCAGACGCTCGTTCTCGGTGATATCTGGGTCGAGAAGTACCCGGGGTTCTGGGGACACCACGTCGACGACGACCCGATTGACTGATGCTCCTTCTGTGTCACCCGTGTTCTCTCAGTCGCCAGCGACGTGACCGTACCAATTCAACAGGTCGTCTCGGTCGCGGGTGTCGGCGGGAATCTCGTCGACGTGGAACCACCGTGCTTCGGAAATCTCGTCGTCGGGGTCGTCCACGCTAAGTTTGACTCCAGTTTCGGTGCGGGCACGGTAGATTGGCATCACGCCCCACGTCTGGTGGCCGTCACAGCGGATATCGACTCGGGTCGCCATCGCGAGTCCGCCGTAGTCGGCGGTGATTCCGGCCTCTTCAGCGAGTTCTCTGCGGGCCGCCTCGGGGAATCGCTCGCCGTCGTCGACGCCGCCGCCGGGGAGGACCCACATGTCGACGCCTTCGTGCCAGACGAGCAGTATCTCGTCGTCGCGGCGACGGACGACGGTGTGGACGCCATAGGGAGTACCAGTGGCTTTCACGCGCGTTGCGAGCGTTCGGAAGCGCGGCCGTGAGACGCGGCGGGTGTGGACCGGTTCGATGAACTCAGCGTGACCGCTGCGGAGGCGGTGGTACGCCTGTTCTGCGCGTTGGCGGGCCTCGTCGGCGAGGAACCAGAGGTCGTCGACCGTCATCGGAGCGCGCACGGCGGGCGATGTGCGAGCGGACAACTCGGCATACTCGCAGTTTGACGTGACTCCACAAATCGGCTTCGACCCCAGTTCGGGGCGCGTGTGGCCCCCGCCTCACGCCCAACCATCGCCCTTTTATTCGGCGGCGCGGAACCTGTGCGTATGAGCTTCGAGAAAGACGACAAGGTCGTCCTGAACGACAAGCACAGCGAGTTCGACGGCGAGACGGGTACGGTCACGCAGGTCATCGAGAGCATGTTCGGTGAGCCGACCTACACCATCAGCTTCGACGAGGGCCAGGAAGTCGGCATCGCCGAGGACCAGCTCGAAGCAGCCGACGACGAAGCAGCCGCTGAAGACGACGAATAACCGACGACAAACCGACGCCTCCGAGAAGACCCACAATGCCACGCGTTCCGTTCCACTACATCGACCTTCGCACGTTCTGTTACGAGACGGAAGACGAAAAGCGGGTCGAGGAGGCGCTTCGGACGTTCCTCCCCGACGACTTCGAAGTCGACCGTATCGAGAGCACCGGTCACCACGGCGACCGTATCGTCGTCTTCTCCGCGCGCATCGAGCGAGCGGACGACATTCGGCACGTGCTCGCAAAGATTCGCGAACTCGACGACTTCGAGACACTGTTGGATGAACTCGACCAGCGGGTCACCGACAACACCGAGTTCTTCTTGCGACTGGACAAACAGGCAGCGTTCAACGGTGCGGTCAAGCGCGGCGGCGGGCTTACGCTCCGCGCGAAAGTCGAAGCCTACCCGGCCAAGAAGGAAGCGGCCGTAGAGAACGCCCGCGAAGCACTGCTCGGCGACGAGTAAGGCTTCGAGGACCCGACTGTCCCCGGTCGAGGTCCGGCCACTTCCGGTCGGTCCCCGACTATCTCCGGTCGGCCTC
It includes:
- a CDS encoding 2Fe-2S iron-sulfur cluster-binding protein; amino-acid sequence: MPTVHFRGREIECDRGAVLRDVLRGAGEPPHNGHSSWLNCHGRGSCGTCAVRVQGPVTYRTKKETRRLRLPPHDPDSGLRLACQTLVLGDIWVEKYPGFWGHHVDDDPID
- a CDS encoding RNA-binding protein, whose protein sequence is MPRVPFHYIDLRTFCYETEDEKRVEEALRTFLPDDFEVDRIESTGHHGDRIVVFSARIERADDIRHVLAKIRELDDFETLLDELDQRVTDNTEFFLRLDKQAAFNGAVKRGGGLTLRAKVEAYPAKKEAAVENAREALLGDE
- a CDS encoding cytochrome c biogenesis CcdA family protein, which translates into the protein MPGSGFGLGLDPAFAGTLVFAASAGVATFFAPCAFPLLPGYVGYYLSRDEAGLGGAVTRGSVASLAALVVLGALGGALGFIGTRITSQITLLEPVIGAALVVFGLLMFTGRAPSLHVVLPEYRASVAGFGIFGAVYGLAAAGCVIPIFLGVVTQSLALPPAQAAISLGAYAAAAALPLAIVTVLAALSGGLIRSFSGYVGSVQKVAAGVMILAGAWQIWLSLGFLGYV
- a CDS encoding TlpA family protein disulfide reductase, whose amino-acid sequence is MRRRDLLSVLAGAGVTGLAGCLGGGSGGSGSTTTEADSGESTDTADGTGQTGDLPLVVDTIEAQGSTAGEVRVPVEGTPTVLDLFATWCAPCVAQMESLRSLHDEFGDDVAFVSVTNERLGGGLTMDDIKNWWSEHDGSWTVGHDPESQLMRAVRANGLPYLVVFDADGSISWTHRGLASEENLRAAIEDVR
- a CDS encoding DUF7405 family protein, which encodes MFDGSPSRRAFLKAAVAAGGAAALSACLDRAPDDPVPAGTAEFDTLPDRQHAWNDVCATDDHGNVEVPHHQILLYLDLSSDGPPTEDQRATTEQAFHVLDRAYERSHEGLLWSVGYSPRYFQRFDESLPERVDLPEPRALSPFETPDFDRQDALVHLASDRADVVLEAEQALLGEVDEANGVAVDTDLSGVFSVDDRRTGFVGAGLPAKHQSDLNGIPDGNPVPKQSPLFMGFKAGFAKNQATEDYVTIDEGPFAGGTTKHMANLRQRLKDWYDEEDQYHRIMKLFSPGHAEQGLVEGIGDNLGDDSGIDAMVDRIREDAESFGHVGHAQKAARANRDDEGNVKLLRRHFESADDDVASLHFPSLQRGISDFEAVREAMNGTDLTDVPTVRQRVNNGILEYIFAKHRGNFLVPPRRLRALPTVTGDAPMSGE
- a CDS encoding iron transporter; this translates as MDRRRFLVTAGTVATAGFSGCLAKLGRLYTSNEPPVLSNRPDEVYVPTHIEGMRMVGTAAAGDLRVGVFYSYPHRFWVIDDESAGFRTTKIPHTASEDVHLMVSVWDPETGIVVPDTGLSVELTRDGNLVSEDVVYAMLSQRMGFHYGANFALDGDGTYEVTVNVGAPSLTRFGDFAGKFGSPASTTLDFEYSADDRNDITYKLLDEKKGNLAALDPMGMDAVPLGTVPESLPGDSLGTATTGGLRLAGTVVSDSRFGDDPYLALSAQTPYNRLVVPRMGISAAVSTGETTQFDGRLDPGLDPALGFHYGAPVSGLSAEEDIGDPQVDVTVDVPPQVARHEGYETAFLDFDPARLG
- a CDS encoding NUDIX hydrolase yields the protein MTVDDLWFLADEARQRAEQAYHRLRSGHAEFIEPVHTRRVSRPRFRTLATRVKATGTPYGVHTVVRRRDDEILLVWHEGVDMWVLPGGGVDDGERFPEAARRELAEEAGITADYGGLAMATRVDIRCDGHQTWGVMPIYRARTETGVKLSVDDPDDEISEARWFHVDEIPADTRDRDDLLNWYGHVAGD
- a CDS encoding SCO family protein, producing MNRRTYLRAVGTGAAVGLAGCLGGIGGNSNVSLSKPERENDVTSEDLPYPAWGQQVPDVTLTDPIHETEVSVRDIDGPHFHTFFFTNCMTVCPVLISALREAQIHSISEGYADDVSFYPITFDPARDDAAAFKKEANDMNVDMDAGNWHFLRTADEAEAKDVVEDQFGVFFEKNEPDEDGNYMFTHLGLVMLVNGDGYVERTYRGNQPDEQTLLDDLTALREA
- a CDS encoding DsbA family protein, with the protein product MRQTRRAYLAATAGALTLGTAGCLGGDDESENTATGTETGTSTESDIVADIGCDVSKRDAVSSLSTPSLGPDDATVVVDGWEDFACPHCATFSLDVLPKLQSEYVSEGIVQYRHHDFPIPVDDWWSWKGASAARAVQDETDDETFFEFAHTLFEKQSELAGGNAEESLTTLKDLANDAELDGCSVAAAASRERYRPVVKADRTNAVDERGFNGTPTILVNGEQVKPTWDAIQTAVENAR